The Bacteroidota bacterium genome includes a region encoding these proteins:
- a CDS encoding CoA-binding protein — protein MKKTLVLGASPNPERYGNMAARKLKAHGHEVVAVGKRESKIDDMPILKEFPLLENIDTVTLYLNPDNQKEYYEKIIALNPKRIIFNPGTENEELEDLAKEHNIETVEGCTLVMLSTGTF, from the coding sequence GTGAAAAAAACATTGGTATTAGGCGCATCTCCCAACCCCGAACGTTATGGAAATATGGCGGCACGTAAACTCAAAGCGCACGGACATGAAGTGGTTGCTGTGGGAAAAAGAGAATCGAAGATTGATGATATGCCTATCCTAAAGGAATTTCCTTTGCTGGAAAATATTGATACGGTTACACTCTACCTCAATCCGGATAATCAAAAAGAATACTACGAAAAGATCATAGCATTAAATCCTAAACGTATAATATTCAATCCCGGAACAGAAAACGAGGAACTGGAAGATCTGGCGAAGGAGCATAATATTGAGACGGTGGAGGGTTGCACTTTGGTGATGTTGTCTACGGGGACGTTTTAG